One Cervus canadensis isolate Bull #8, Minnesota chromosome 13, ASM1932006v1, whole genome shotgun sequence DNA segment encodes these proteins:
- the LOC122451749 gene encoding 40S ribosomal protein S4, X isoform-like translates to MPASQTLTFLKEHALLASSDSYLIPSQSLGPITDVKKQKIKSERKCKREESIKLAHLSLDRLPSTPDGARYRLLLATSHSNNLEKNPNNTLTGLQNKNVLPAPELIRKMYIQQVGTGDVGHTPQQPTYFLLAEIVEQSEKVGKKAGLQNIEAPKHWMLEKLTGVFAPCPSTASHKLRECLPLIIFLKSRFKYALTGDEMKKICMQHFIKIKGKVHTNTTYPTAFMNVISVDKTGENFHLIYDTKDRFAVHCIERQPFSIIPEEAKYKLCKVRKIFVGIKGIPHLVTHDARTIHYPNPLIKVNDTIQIDLGTGKITDFIIFDTGNLCMMMGGANLGRIRVITNRERHPGSFDVVHVKDANGNNFATWLSNIFIIGKGNIWWISLPRGKGIRLTIAEERDKRLAAKQSSG, encoded by the exons TGACTCGTACCTCATACCTTCACAGAGCCTTGGTCCCATCACtgatgttaaaaaacaaaaaatcaaatctgaaaggaaatgcaaaagagaAGAGTCTATCAAATTGGCCCACCTCTCTTTGGACCGTCTGCCCAGT ACACCAGATGGTGCCAGATACAGATTGCTGTTGGCCACAAGTCACTCTAATAACTTAGAGAAGAACCCCAACAACACTCTGACAG gtctGCAGAACAAGAATGTCCTCCCAGCACCAGAGCTCATCAGGAAGATGTACATTCAACAGGTTGGGACAGGGGATGTTGGCCATACTCCCCAGCAACCAACCTACTTCCTGCTTGCGG aaatagttGAGCAAAGTGAGAAGGTTGGGAAGAAGGCAGGCCTCCAGAACATTGAAGCTCCAAAACATTGGATGCTGGAGAAACTGACTGGTGTGTTTGCCCCTTGTCCATCTACCGCTTCCCACAAGCTGAGAGAATGTCTGCCCCTAATCATTTTCCTAAAGAGCAGATTTAAGTATGCCCTAACAGGAGATGAAATGAAGAAGATTTGCATGCAGCATTTCATTAAGATCAAAGGCAAAGTCCACACCAATACAACCTACCCTACTGCTTTTATGAATGTCATCAGCGTTGATAAGACTGGAGAGAATTTTCATTTGATCTATGACACCAAGGATCGCTTTGCTGTTCATTgtattgagaga caacctttcagtaTTATACCTGAGGAGGCCAAGTATAAGTTGTGCAAAGTAAGAAAGATCTTTGTGGGGATAAAAGGAATCCCTCATCTGGTGACCCATGATGCTCGCACCATCCATTACCCCAATCCCCTCATCAAGGTGAATGACACCATTCAAATTGACTTGGGGACTGGCAAGATTACTGATTTCATCATATTTGACACTGGTAACCTGTGCATGATGATGGGAGGTGCTAACCTGGGAAGAATTCGTGTGATTACCAACCGGGAAAGACATCCAGGCTCTTTTGATGTAGTTCACGTGAAAGATGCGAATGGCAACAACTTTGCCACATGGCTCTCGAACATTTTCATTATTGGCAAAGGCAACATATGGTGGATCTCTCTTCCCCGTGGAAAGGGTATTCGCCTta ctattgcTGAGGAGAGAGACAAGAGACTGGCAGCCAAACAGAGCAGTGGATAA